A single window of Flavobacteriales bacterium DNA harbors:
- a CDS encoding glycosyltransferase family 2 protein — MNALLFSIVIPTYNRARTLGRAIESVLGQTENNWELIVIDDGSTDETRTVVERFDDARIRYLHQQNQERSASRNRGVRESKGSWICFLDSDDVFHPDHLASFQKYIGDHQLKTGMCVSGLEVRHEGGGLQQYPLLNMSAPNLLKEIWTTFVVPDQVCISRDILIGNPFDERFRIWEDTHLWLRIAAAHPVYQLPGYTSLQFVHSGSSVQQSLNVVKLKDVRMYVQAIDDLYQNHQEIIRPFLSQADILMYKDSKYRMFLYQARCNRQFRVSLSVWYMGMMNKPSVYLVLELMKIPWMLFGIRSRT; from the coding sequence ATGAACGCCCTCTTGTTTTCCATTGTTATTCCTACCTATAACCGTGCACGTACCCTTGGAAGGGCCATTGAGAGTGTGCTCGGACAAACGGAGAACAACTGGGAACTCATTGTCATAGATGACGGTTCCACCGATGAGACCCGTACCGTTGTTGAGCGATTTGATGATGCACGTATCCGTTATCTGCACCAGCAAAACCAGGAACGCAGCGCCAGCAGGAACCGGGGCGTTCGGGAATCGAAAGGTTCTTGGATTTGCTTTCTGGACAGTGATGATGTTTTCCATCCGGATCACCTGGCATCCTTTCAGAAATACATCGGTGATCATCAACTTAAGACAGGGATGTGTGTGTCCGGACTTGAAGTCAGGCACGAAGGTGGCGGGTTGCAGCAATACCCCCTGCTGAACATGTCGGCACCCAACCTGCTGAAAGAAATATGGACAACATTTGTTGTACCCGACCAGGTTTGTATCTCCCGCGATATACTCATCGGAAATCCTTTTGATGAGCGATTCAGGATTTGGGAGGATACACATTTATGGTTACGGATAGCTGCTGCTCATCCGGTGTACCAGCTACCCGGGTATACAAGCTTGCAGTTCGTACACAGTGGCAGCTCGGTACAACAGTCGCTGAATGTGGTTAAGCTGAAAGATGTTCGTATGTACGTCCAGGCCATAGATGATCTGTACCAAAACCACCAAGAAATCATCCGCCCTTTTCTCTCGCAGGCAGATATCCTGATGTATAAAGACAGCAAGTACAGAATGTTTCTTTATCAGGCCAGATGCAATCGTCAATTCCGGGTATCGCTTTCTGTGTGGTACATGGGTATGATGAACAAACCCTCCGTATATCTGGTACTTGAGTTGATGAAAATCCCATGGATGCTGTTCGGCATTCGAAGTCGAACATGA
- a CDS encoding polysaccharide deacetylase family protein, translating into MKELLLRTLYHAGLPGMLRLGKKNTLSVLCLHRISDERDYFFNPIQTETFRLLLEYVCKYYTVVSFKDIHVPASKPKLILSFDDGYYDFIQHAMPILQRMGLPANHNIVNACANSNETIWTQKLNDIFNHLKENNITTDPEIKKVSEFGGNWMMYYLKFFHHLLNTGEQKRKNVITQLAAQYNIRSHHRMMNWEEIIYLANNDVDVGSHTYNHNILTTVEGMTAMETEVRASLDELRIKLNREVDILSLPNGQYNEQVKAFVEKSGVKYMLLVDNQVNDISQVNREFNLISRIYLMDDPIHETILRAERFHARMRK; encoded by the coding sequence ATGAAGGAATTGCTTTTGCGGACTTTGTATCATGCGGGACTGCCCGGCATGTTGCGTTTGGGCAAGAAAAATACCCTATCGGTGCTTTGCCTTCACCGGATTTCAGATGAAAGGGATTATTTCTTCAATCCCATCCAAACGGAGACGTTCCGGCTGCTGCTGGAGTATGTGTGCAAGTACTACACCGTGGTATCTTTCAAAGACATTCATGTTCCCGCATCGAAACCAAAACTCATTTTAAGTTTTGATGATGGGTATTACGATTTCATCCAACATGCCATGCCTATTCTCCAGCGAATGGGACTGCCGGCCAACCATAACATTGTGAATGCATGTGCGAATAGCAACGAAACCATCTGGACCCAAAAGTTGAATGATATATTCAACCATCTTAAGGAAAACAACATCACCACCGATCCCGAAATAAAGAAAGTGTCAGAGTTCGGGGGCAATTGGATGATGTACTACCTCAAGTTCTTCCATCACCTGCTCAATACAGGAGAACAGAAAAGAAAAAATGTCATCACACAGCTTGCAGCGCAATACAACATCCGATCGCATCATCGCATGATGAACTGGGAGGAAATTATCTATCTGGCAAACAATGATGTTGATGTGGGAAGTCATACCTACAACCATAATATACTAACCACCGTGGAAGGAATGACTGCCATGGAAACGGAGGTCAGGGCTTCGTTGGATGAATTAAGAATTAAGCTGAACAGGGAAGTTGATATCTTGTCGTTGCCCAACGGACAGTACAACGAACAGGTAAAAGCATTTGTTGAAAAATCAGGGGTAAAGTATATGCTTCTGGTGGACAATCAGGTGAATGATATTTCTCAGGTGAACAGAGAATTCAACCTGATCAGCAGGATTTATCTCATGGATGACCCCATCCATGAGACCATCCTGAGAGCGGAACGTTTTCACGCCAGAATGAGGAAATAG
- a CDS encoding GNAT family N-acetyltransferase, with product MSGYTIHKLERENFPLLIPLMQDCFGMEVDITYFEWKFKDNPSGFAEGFYAKDEKGEVAAYYGVIPETYVINGEKRVIYQSCDTMTHSNHRRKGLFRMLAMHCYDLLREQNKLFIIGFGGGESTPGFLKFGWKEIFKVRYYFYPKLLTGLSGRDFSMVEEVSDLGVIEHLTLKSNEHAQIHSFKNKEIFCWRTSNPLHVYKTIAVKDGSEYCSYLTYYKQKDKLILFDFYADPSGKGRQLFNYLKAAMGKDTKGIVAFLQENSLQSRLLKKYGFIRNPFNRGPLHERVPFIFYASENEMEQFDKSTFWAIHSFDHDAL from the coding sequence ATGAGCGGATATACCATTCATAAGCTTGAAAGAGAGAACTTCCCGCTCCTAATCCCGCTGATGCAGGATTGCTTCGGAATGGAGGTGGATATTACATATTTCGAGTGGAAGTTTAAAGACAATCCCTCTGGTTTTGCCGAAGGATTTTACGCCAAGGATGAGAAAGGAGAAGTAGCTGCTTACTACGGCGTAATACCTGAGACGTATGTGATCAACGGTGAGAAGAGAGTCATATACCAGTCATGTGATACCATGACCCACTCGAACCACAGGCGAAAAGGATTGTTCAGGATGCTGGCTATGCATTGCTATGATCTTTTGAGGGAACAAAACAAATTGTTCATCATAGGCTTCGGAGGAGGCGAATCCACACCGGGCTTTTTGAAGTTTGGGTGGAAGGAAATATTCAAGGTCAGGTATTATTTCTACCCCAAGCTATTGACCGGTTTGTCGGGCCGGGATTTTTCCATGGTGGAAGAAGTTTCAGATCTTGGTGTTATCGAGCACCTGACCTTAAAAAGCAACGAGCATGCGCAGATTCATTCATTCAAGAACAAGGAAATATTTTGCTGGCGTACTTCCAATCCACTGCATGTATATAAGACCATTGCCGTTAAGGATGGCAGTGAATATTGCTCTTACTTGACCTACTACAAACAGAAAGACAAGTTAATCCTGTTTGACTTTTATGCAGATCCATCAGGAAAGGGCAGACAGTTGTTCAATTACCTGAAGGCGGCCATGGGGAAGGATACAAAAGGAATTGTTGCTTTTTTACAGGAAAATTCCTTGCAATCAAGGCTTTTGAAAAAGTACGGGTTTATTCGGAATCCCTTTAACAGAGGTCCGCTTCATGAGAGGGTTCCGTTTATCTTTTATGCTTCGGAGAATGAAATGGAGCAATTTGACAAAAGTACATTCTGGGCCATTCATTCTTTTGATCACGACGCACTCTAA
- a CDS encoding class I SAM-dependent methyltransferase: MLRKILHKVRGHQTPSRKILEDEYVQWLSFANAGMMDRGNLYCFDLAIRNLPTDNPIIEIGSFCGLSTNMITYCLARHNKHNKVFTSDRWIFEGAEAGRRIGHSGIDHTEYRSFVMDTFKRNVSFFSKDNLPHPIEVFSDDFFDMWSKKQQAKDLFGRDVHLGGPISFAFVDGNHTYEYAKRDFENIATFLDPGGYVFFDDSSDEAGFGSSDLMKEILVHPDFECVAKNPHYLFKKKK; this comes from the coding sequence TTGCTTCGAAAGATTCTTCATAAAGTGAGGGGGCATCAGACACCTTCGCGAAAAATATTGGAAGACGAATATGTTCAATGGCTTTCGTTTGCCAATGCCGGTATGATGGATAGAGGAAATCTGTATTGCTTTGATCTGGCAATCCGCAACCTTCCTACAGACAACCCCATCATTGAGATCGGCTCTTTTTGCGGCTTGTCCACCAACATGATCACCTATTGTCTGGCCAGACACAACAAACACAACAAAGTGTTTACATCGGACAGGTGGATATTTGAAGGTGCGGAAGCCGGAAGAAGGATAGGGCATTCCGGCATTGATCATACCGAGTACAGATCATTTGTCATGGATACCTTCAAACGTAACGTGTCTTTCTTTTCCAAAGACAACCTGCCGCATCCTATCGAGGTTTTCTCCGATGATTTTTTTGATATGTGGTCCAAAAAACAACAGGCAAAAGATCTTTTTGGAAGGGATGTACACCTCGGCGGGCCTATCAGCTTTGCTTTTGTGGATGGAAACCATACCTACGAATATGCAAAGCGGGATTTTGAAAATATTGCCACGTTTCTGGACCCGGGCGGGTATGTGTTTTTTGATGATAGTTCGGATGAGGCCGGATTCGGTTCCTCCGATTTGATGAAAGAAATTCTGGTACATCCGGATTTCGAATGTGTAGCCAAAAACCCTCACTACCTGTTTAAAAAAAAGAAGTAA